In Micropterus dolomieu isolate WLL.071019.BEF.003 ecotype Adirondacks linkage group LG01, ASM2129224v1, whole genome shotgun sequence, the sequence AGTtttgtgctctaccaactgagctaaccagtgacactgaaaTATTTTAGAAATTCTCCTAAACAAACGCACCTGccgacccctgtattcagctatggtttgttatctcaagatcatgAGTAATTATCTTGTTATCacggaaaacggagtaaaaaaaaaatttgaatggatggctgcTTACGGCTTCGTAATAGAAGGATATTTGAAGATATAAACTAAACAGAAAAAACCTGGCATCAGAAacactgtttaaatatttatttacaacagCAGTAAAAACCGCAATACAGAGTAGAAAAAATTCTATGCAATATAATCAATGAGCAAAGATGaacaaattatgtttttctaATAAAATTCATAAACATTTAACTTGTgaagatatctgtaattttTACAGCATTTAGTGACACTTTCCTTCTGACTTTTTCTTCTGTGCTCAGCTctgctttttctctttctctcgttCTCCTGTGCATGTTTTCTCCACTCTGCTCAGCCATGCACACTCACGCACTGACTAAAGGTCGTGGAACGTGTGTGTTGCAACCAACCGTGGCGAGATGACAGACAGAGATCAATACATCAGGTTAAAAGCAGGCGGGGTGGGGGGGCTGACGGTCTACAGGTTTTAGGGAATGTGGCAGCCCTGGGACAGAGAAAACTTTTATATTCTCAtttgacaaaagtctggatgtcataATTGGAGTGCGTAGCCAGCGGCACTACAGAAGAGAGTGAGACACACCTCACATGTGGATTCTCCTGCTTGACGTCCACTAGTTTAttgtcatttaataaaaaataatcacatatttaatcacaatcacaatattgaaataaaaatatggtgttttttgaaaatgaagccatgtaaacctgttctggtacaactcctaaatacaagtttgaacctgaaaatgagcagaataccacctctttaagaatcAATTATAAGAAGCACAAATATAAATCTAAGAACATTTTTATAAGGAACACGCCTAGACTACTTCAAAGCTCCTGGTGGCTGCATGTGCCATCCCacctctgcagttcatccagaatGCAGGTCTTCAACCTACCCAAGTTCCCCTACGCTACACTGCTCCTCTGCACCCTGCACTGGCTACCGGTGGCTGCTCGAACCCGATTCAGGACACTGATACTTGCCTACTGTGCTGCGAATGGCATGGGCCGATCATACATCCAGGACATGGTCATCAGGACAGCTGAAACTTGCACATTTTGACATTGGCTTACTAAGCAAACATTACAGTGGAACTCAATTGTGCATTCAAAGGTGATCATTACTATACATTTATGAATAAACCTCCTCAATGATTTCTACTCACTCAATTTCCTTGATAATTTAGGATCTGCAAGAGCTCTCCAAAACCTACCCAGGGGTTCATATTGTGACATTAGGTGAGTCTGCTCATACTGTCTTGTTAAGCTGTAAGATATTACATGGATACAGTATACAACGTGCATacaatgtgttattttactATCTGTATTTAAATGACTGCAGCTTTGTATATTCTATTGCAACATAAGTAGTTTTAATTTATAATCACTGATTAAATAGTGAGTTCCTCTGCTGCTTGCACTCATCTCAGTTAATTGGCTCCTTGTTGCCTGAATGGACCTAGTACAGTTCTGCCAAAATGATCTATCTAATTAATTTTTTAGACTGTCTGggctaaaagaaaagaaagaaacatctCTGCTCCACTCATACACGTGACTGCACGGCTATCATGTAACATCTGTTGTCAGGGTAGTGTCAGTCATTGATAGACCATTAACTAAAAAATTTTATGTGGTTGAGAACTATGAAGAATGTCCTGTTTATATTAAAGTTTCCTGTCATTTCACCAGATGTGGACAGCCAGCAGAGTATCAGCTCAGCCGTGGAGGAGGTCCAGTCCATTGTAAGGAATAACGGACTGAACTGTCTGATCAATAACGCTGCCATCGGACTCCTTACAGACATAAACACTGTTACCCCAGAGGCCATGATGGAGAACTTCCAGGTCAACAGTGTTGCACCACTGTTCGTCACAAAGGTAGGCCGACAGTTGTCGGTACGATGAAAGTTTTATGAACTtaaccagaaaaaaacaaacatttgaagaGTCAGAAGTGTTCTCGTTTTTTATTGTGTTCACAATATTGATGTCAGTTAGATTTGGTTAGTCAGAGCTATGGAATATCTAATCATCCTAGCTCACTACTCCAATAATAAGACATCCTGCTAAATCATCTAAACATATACCGTATTTCTAAGCTACAGAATTCCTCTCTTCTTCATTAAGGCTAATGGCTTAAATTAACTAGCAAGCACTACATTCTGTACTCTATATCCATACAATTATTAGCGATATTACATAGCACCATAATAAACATTAAACTACTAAGTAATAATAAGAACTAAGGCATTCTAGGCTCGTAAGGCCTAGAATAAGGTTAATGGACAGCATTATCCATTAATACAAGCAGTAACAAAGGTTTGGCAGCTACTATgcagatgtctggaaaagtcTGGGattttgaaatggaaaatgtgtaGAAACCCTGGTATgttatatttaacttttttgcACAGAACAAGGACTTACAGGTgttggtcatataattagaatatcagaATATCCTTTGGGAGTCTCTGGGGtgcatggccggtgttgtcggtagattttggtgctcctccttgggggtgcttgactggggggggctgggcccctgtccggggatgcactgtagggagggatgcctctggctgggctgggggaccgttggcctggttctcccgcgttatcactccctggcggcagggagcttcccggcacggctttctgctgttcttccttggggcggggtacagcttcccccgggacatgcggtctggggtcctttgcgctttggggggtcgcagggtgtcctggcttctgggggtgggggtctctgcgcgggttgatacgattgcggtttggtgggctgcggtgggattgtggggcgattgtcgatgcatcttgatgcattatgctttttccctgggcagggtctctggatggctgctgggcgtttagtttgtgcattggagtccggggaaggcatctcctcgttggcttggGGGGGggactggtctatgttgtgtgcgcgccgcggtcggtccgggcgctgctcttccgcgggttacgctttttgcgttccgtcggcattacgttgtcaactggcatttgggttggggtcttctgcgtttgcatcgcagtgcatctgggagtctttgtttttttttgttgtatttttttttgatttattctttttctttctcccacccctattggctactggggttcttgcctgcctgttacagtcgtggcgtcccactttcactaacaactacattctttaacaggcttatgcgcacacacatgtacacacatacagacacattcacccacacgcacacagacacacaaatgtaggttgtccctggtagaattattcctgatgcttttctttcagttacttatttaaattaattattattccagctctcgtggctgtgctgtgttgcttatttagtgtgctggactgtttcttgttttcatttttctcttagttgtcttactatgtcaactgtttattgctgctgttcggctggttgtcttttactattattatttttattgtttgtttgtgtttgtttgttgttgttgtttttctcctccccaagcccccctctctgttcaattgcaggtttcgttgctttctgcaattggtgtttcccacagcttttccctgttttcCCCACCTTCCAttccccttctcttacaggtgttgtcctttctctgtgctgtctgtttgtgcccccccatccccgtgtctgcccccctgtccggcccggtgacaaatcaatacataattaaataaataataaaacagacaaaggagtattttaatactctcttgttaaagtaaaatctgtctggcacaatatggtatccaggtcattatactctataccaggctgctgggcaggacaggtttaaaaaaaaattaaaaaaatagaatatcatcaaaaagttgatttatttcagtaattccattcaaaaagtgaaacttgtataatgtatacattcattccacacagactgatatacagtatttcaagtgttcagaaaattagaatattgtgaaaaggttcaatattgaagacacctggtgccgcactctaatcagctaattaacccAAAACAcgtgcaaaggcctttaaatggtctctcagtctagttctgtaggctacacaatcatggggaaaactgctgacctgacagctgtccaaaagacgaccattgacgcCTTGCaaaaggagggcaagacacaaaaggtcattgctaaagaggctggcggttcacagagctctgtgtccaagcacattaatagagaggcgaagggaaggaaaagatgtggtagaaaaaagtgtacaagcaatagggataaccgcaccctgaagaggattgtgaaacaaaacccattcaaaaatgtgggggagattcacaaagagtggactgcagctggagtcagtgcttcaagaaccaccacgcacagacgtatgcaagacatggatTTCTTGAACGACacagcgtctcgcctgggctaaagacaaaaaggactggactgctgctgagtggtccaaagttatgttctctgatgaaagtaaattagcatttcctttggaaatcaaggtcccagagtctgtaggaagagaggagaggcacagaatcctcgttgcttgaagtccagtgtaaagtttccacagtcagtgatggtttgggtgccatgtcatctgctggtgttggtccactgtgttttctgaggtccaaggtcaacgcggccgtctaccaggaagttttagagcacttcatgcttcctgctgctgaccaactttatggagatgcagatttcattttccaacaggacttggcacctgtacacagtgccaaagctaccagtgcctggtttaaggaccatggtatccctgttcttaattggccagcaaactcgcctgaccttaaccttatagaaaatctatggggtattgtgaagaggaagatgcgatacgccagacccaacaatgcagaagagctgaaggccactatcagagcaacctgagCTCTCATAaaacctgagcagtgccacagactgatcgactccatgccacgccgcatagctgcagtaattcaggcaaaaggagccccaactaagtattgagtgctgtacatgctcatacttttcatgttcatacttttcagttggccaacatttctaaaaatcctttttttgttttggtcttaagtaatattcttattttcagagatactgaatttgggattttcattagttgtcagttttaatcatcacaattaaatgaaataaacatttgaaatatatcagtctgtgtgtaatgaatgaatataattactgaaataaatcaactttttgatgatattctaattatatgaccagcacctgtaggcTACTGGAGCCTAAGCCTACTTCACACCACACGATTTTCAGTCCTATTTGCCGCTcgagctcggcgaccgtcaggctgcgattgggagtaaatcagcggttgatctGCGGTCACCAGTCGTTATGTGCGAACTACTCAACATTTccagtttcacatttcacttgtgttttcttgacaaaactggtttggagaccagcatcggGTAACAGAGTCACTGTCAGCTCTTGTAACTTTAGTCTGTGATCCCCTGTCACAGATCAGCCACTAGACTTCAAGAGTTGtgcagtgtgaacagcacggccatcggtcgacgctgaaagtcatgtagtctgcacgagccttaactaACGTTGATCCTTCATCACTGATACTGCCTCATAACACAAAAGACATAGGCCTAGCCTACCGTTTTTTCTCCTTGAAGCACAAAGATGTATTCACTTTCCCACCATTCATGAAATTGCCTTCCTTCTGCATCAATTTGTCTCGTCTTGGACATTTAGGGATTGTTTGTATACATTTCTCATCTTCACTTGTCGGAAAACTATCGTAGTGGGTGTGCGGAttgatcctaaagtatcgatatttctgataccaacgtttcctgcgctaggatcgatactcataaaaggatcgatatctaaactcagtcatttggagtgagtgtgtgttttattataagtatcttactgtcaccaggcaGGTCTAATTATACTCAGTTGATAGGAACCACTTtcccttccgcctgtcaaagtcatgcttgcgctacggctctgtgatgGAGCTTCTTTGacgtgagccgctgcagccctttacatttcccgtgactgaatactgactctggctgactgtaaaaacagtcacatctggctgtattttagctgtgaaggtaataatgttgctctgtgtgatgtgtgtgcaaagacagtgaaatacttagATGTTTAACGAAGTTTGTAGTGTTGCCTGAGATTAAGTCACAttaataggatgatgttatgaagcagcagttctgagcaggatatttttattataattaaagaatatgacagtagtttgatgtcttgtcattatgcagctattattttgaattggtaaggcaaCAGGCTAGTCCTTATTTCTcttataaatacagaaacggtaggggggaggtcacattaaaatCAGGACAATCATGAATCTTTAAAGCTTTCGCGGGCTACATAAAATGACGTAAATGGCCCGCGGGCCTCAAGTTTGGCACATGTGCACTAGATGACACCTTTACTCTCGCgacatcatcaggtcaaattttatatttgttcaATACATTTGTCTacgaccaaatacctgcaataGTAATGACATTTCCATGAGCCGGAGCTGCACTTATTGCCAATAGTcgaatattagcatgctaatattagTGACGGTAAACAAACGTCAGCAGGTTAGCAGTGCCACCACTTCGTTTTGCCTACGTACAGCCTCACAgggctgctagcatggctgtagaacTTTAGTCTTGTTTCCCGCGGCAGAGACAAGAAGCAGGTGATACAATGGGCATCTTCACACTGCAATTAGCCTACTGATGGCTCAGAAGAAACTAACTCAACCCACAACAGGGCCAAAAGTGTGACGCTATTGAACAGCATAACTGAACACAAAAAagaagattttacatttattagtttcttttaTCTGGACTtcccacaaaatgtttttatgtgttacTACTAGAAGTATGTTGCAGGAAACTAAATAtaggatgaaataaaaaaatttgatGATCAGGTcaactgacctttgacctgtaaCAGCATCAGTTTCTTGTAAGGCACGGCGCTATTGTTGGACATCTGCTCGGAGATGTTGACGCTGCGAAGGTTGATGTTGCTGAAGTTCTCCTTGCTGGCCAGACCAGCCAGAGCCACATCAGAGAAGCCAGAGTTCTTATTCACTGCAGGGAAcagaacagagagcagagaaggGGCATGAGACACAAAgaaacagacataacacacaacatTCAATCATCACATTTAGCCCCTATACACCGATGAGACAACGGCTAAATGACCTTTCAAACCCGGCACTGAAGGTCTTTATAGGACTGCAACAAATATGGAACACTCTGGATAGTTTAAGAGTTTTTATTGCTGTCAGAGTAGATGACGGCAGAAGTTATGGGAGTAATGTGACGATGACTTTGTGGGTTTTCACCATCATTCAACACCACTCTCAAAACAAGCTGCAGACTACGTACAGCTTAAAAACGCAATAGCTAGAGAGACAATTCATTAACTGTACAATATCAGGGActatttcatttgtatttgtatattcTGCTCCCTTTTATATTGCACTGGATGTCAATAGGTGAATTCATTGTCTTTTGCCAATATTATAAAAGGACAAGACAAAAGCAGATATTTAATATAACGATTACAACtggtttgtaaatgtttttctgcaGTGACACATCTATGACACGTGTTTAACAGCTTTTCACAACACAGCACAGTCTGACAATTTGGTGCCTTGTACAAACTCTACCAAATTAAAGAAATTGATAATGTTTTGTAACGTACAATTGTGGAACATCAagaattaaatttaataatgaataaagTTATTTAACACAGCAGCCTCTCACGTTGCATCCCTGAGTGTTTTGGCCTTGCATTTTCCAGCTTCTCATCCATTCTCactcacacttctcagccttcATCCTCTTGCTCTCCAGCAGGCCAATGTTGAGCCTCTCCTCTGTGTATTCATGTCTGATGTCCTCCCTGGCAGCCAGGATCTTCAGAGGGTTCCTTGATGACTGGACGTTACGCGCCGGACGCACCGCTCGCTTGTGCTGCACCATCTCAGAGGTCAGCCTGGGGACAGGTCAACAGTGAAGAGGCAGGGTCAACAGAGAAAAGATAGTCTCACAGTAATGTTTTAATCAGAGTTCTTACTACAATATGACCTTGGCAGTGAGCGCTTACTTTGGCACCTGGGGACCGAAGATGGCGTCAAAGTCGTCCTCTATCTCCATCCTGTTTGTAGTGACGGGGAGCTCCTCAACTTGGCGGTAGAACTTGGTAAAAGTTTCATCTTCAAGGTTCATCACTTCCTTCACCTTCTTCTCTGTAACTGTGATGGTCGCTTCTGGCAGTCCGGACACTGAGGACAGACAAGACAAGGCTGCGTCAGGACCATACAATATCCAGAATTCAACAAAGTTACTACTACAGATGATTTGCTAAAGCCTGTGCAAGCATCACTGGGATAATGACTTGCTAATAAAAGTATTACGATGTGcctatttattattcatttataaacTTACATTGTAACTTGGAATTATGACAATTTTTCATAAAGCTAGTAAATGTCTTACTTCTATGGTGGCATAATGACAGTTTACATTTATAATCCTCCAAATACATATGACACcgcatttcaaaaatgttttgccaATATAAATGGTCTATTTCAATGTTACAATGTAATGTACATAACTAAAATTGCCAACAAACATACAAAGGATTCACAGGAATTGATAATGCACTGAACATGATGTTGAAGACAAAAGCTGGTGAATGGGCGCATTTAATGTGGGCCTGAAGTCCACATTGTGTTTGGCAGCACCGTAAACAAAAAGAAGatcttcttttgtttcttttttctgtatagtatatttttcattaaagtattttatctatccatctattttttattatttattttttagaaagTGGTAAGTAGAGGTATGACAGGAATTTAAccggcaatgttgccgtcataGTTTATGCTAACGCCTGGATTTCACTGGACACAGCTCTGTAGTGTTGTGTGAGCCACCTGGTCACTGATGGGTTTTAAAACTTATATTGCTGTTGAATCCAAGCTGTAGCCTTCaagtctgaaaagtgaagccaaagtGGAAGTGACTTAAACC encodes:
- the LOC123975377 gene encoding uncharacterized oxidoreductase C24B10.20-like: MSASFGKSVLITGSSRGIGLQLVKELAKSSNRPATIIATARNPTGSVDLQELSKTYPGVHIVTLDVDSQQSISSAVEEVQSIVRNNGLNCLINNAAIGLLTDINTVTPEAMMENFQVNSVAPLFVTKVGRQLSVR